Proteins encoded by one window of Leptolyngbya sp. 'hensonii':
- a CDS encoding S1C family serine protease, with amino-acid sequence MTPVPEISSVLAALSDRLADSIDKAGHALVAINARRRIPSSGVIWQPGIVVTADHTVRRDEEIGVTLASGQTVTATVLGRDPSTDLAVLNVMEESPATIDLGDPTQLRVGHLALAVGRSAERGLGASLGMVSALGGPWRTWNGGAIDQLIRLDLNLYPHLTGGAMVSPEGQILGIVTAGPRDIVLVIPKRTIDRVVQQLTQRGRISRGYLGVGMQPVRLPNSLIQTLNLSHPGGVIIVTLEPEGPAEQSGVLIGDILVALADRPITDTSDVQAMLDSDRIGQPLIARMIRGGTLTEVTLIVGERPCREG; translated from the coding sequence ATGACCCCAGTGCCAGAGATATCCAGTGTTTTGGCCGCTTTGTCCGATCGGCTAGCCGACAGCATCGACAAAGCTGGCCATGCCCTTGTGGCAATTAATGCCCGTCGTCGCATTCCCTCCAGTGGCGTCATCTGGCAACCAGGCATCGTCGTCACCGCCGACCACACGGTTCGACGCGATGAGGAAATCGGCGTCACCCTGGCCAGCGGCCAAACGGTCACAGCGACTGTTCTGGGTCGAGATCCGAGCACCGATCTTGCGGTGTTGAACGTGATGGAGGAAAGCCCGGCCACGATCGACCTGGGAGATCCGACCCAATTACGGGTGGGCCATCTGGCCTTAGCGGTGGGCCGATCAGCCGAACGGGGTCTGGGAGCCAGCCTGGGCATGGTCAGTGCCTTGGGAGGTCCCTGGCGCACCTGGAATGGCGGCGCGATCGACCAGTTGATCCGGTTGGATCTGAATCTCTACCCCCACCTGACGGGGGGTGCAATGGTCAGTCCAGAAGGGCAGATTCTTGGCATTGTGACTGCAGGTCCTCGGGATATTGTTTTGGTCATCCCCAAGCGCACAATCGATCGGGTCGTCCAGCAATTAACCCAACGGGGCCGCATCTCACGCGGGTATCTGGGGGTAGGCATGCAGCCAGTCCGTCTGCCCAACTCCCTGATCCAGACGTTGAATCTCTCCCATCCTGGGGGGGTCATCATTGTCACCCTGGAACCCGAAGGCCCAGCCGAACAATCTGGCGTCTTAATTGGCGATATCCTGGTCGCACTGGCCGATCGACCCATTACAGATACTAGCGATGTTCAAGCAATGCTGGATTCCGATCGCATCGGTCAGCCTTTAATCGCTCGTATGATCCGGGGGGGCACCCTGACCGAAGTCACCTTGATCGTCGGGGAGCGTCCCTGCCGGGAGGGATG